A window from Candidatus Nitrospira neomarina encodes these proteins:
- a CDS encoding ferritin-like domain-containing protein: protein MKTPRARERKGLKNSTITSGFKDKANMVVKLLNEALATEIVCVLRYKRHYFMAAGISSFSAKAEFLQHALEEQAHADQLAERIVQIGGEPNLAPEGFLNRSYPEYVEGESLREMITKDLIAKRMAINSYRAWVASIGAYDPTTCKILEGILAQEEEHAEDRASLLKILGPEVMSHRPTR, encoded by the coding sequence ATGAAGACGCCCCGGGCTCGGGAACGAAAAGGGCTTAAAAATAGCACCATAACATCTGGATTTAAGGACAAGGCGAACATGGTGGTCAAGTTGCTCAATGAAGCACTCGCCACAGAGATCGTTTGCGTCCTTCGCTATAAGCGCCATTATTTTATGGCAGCCGGGATTAGTTCATTCAGCGCGAAGGCTGAGTTTCTCCAACACGCCCTGGAGGAACAAGCCCATGCCGATCAATTGGCCGAACGCATTGTTCAAATCGGGGGAGAACCGAACCTGGCTCCCGAAGGGTTCCTGAACCGGAGTTACCCGGAATATGTCGAAGGAGAGTCATTGAGGGAGATGATCACGAAAGACCTAATAGCCAAACGGATGGCAATCAACAGCTATCGGGCTTGGGTCGCCTCTATCGGCGCTTATGATCCCACGACCTGCAAAATATTGGAAGGGATCCTTGCCCAAGAAGAAGAACATGCAGAGGACAGGGCGAGTCTCCTGAAGATATTGGGCCCTGAAGTGATGTCTCATCGACCGACCCGCTAA
- a CDS encoding DUF3309 family protein, translated as MHMNTILLVILILLLLGALPTWPHSANWGYGPSGGLGLVLLILVILWLTGRL; from the coding sequence GTGCACATGAACACCATACTCCTCGTTATCCTGATCCTACTCCTTCTTGGCGCGTTGCCGACCTGGCCTCATAGTGCGAACTGGGGTTATGGCCCCAGCGGAGGGTTAGGGTTGGTCCTCTTGATTTTGGTTATTCTGTGGTTGACGGGCCGGCTGTAA
- a CDS encoding DUF1499 domain-containing protein codes for MTKMVLMFFLFMAMMAHGATEGELQIQDHRFTPCPDSPNCVSTLSDTEEHGIAPYRYEKTLAEAKAVLKQVVGELSRTELVQEEEVYLHYAVRSFLFRFVDDVEFLFEDATKTIHFRSASRVGYSDLGVNRKRMEEVRSLLEGRI; via the coding sequence ATGACGAAAATGGTTTTGATGTTCTTCTTATTTATGGCCATGATGGCCCATGGAGCAACAGAAGGGGAATTGCAGATACAGGATCATCGTTTTACCCCGTGCCCAGACAGCCCTAATTGCGTCTCTACACTTAGTGACACTGAGGAGCATGGCATAGCACCTTATCGCTATGAGAAGACGCTGGCTGAGGCCAAAGCGGTGTTGAAACAGGTTGTCGGTGAATTGAGTCGCACCGAGTTGGTTCAGGAAGAGGAGGTCTACCTTCATTACGCAGTCCGAAGTTTTCTGTTTCGCTTTGTTGATGATGTCGAATTTCTGTTTGAAGACGCCACAAAGACTATTCATTTCCGGTCGGCATCACGGGTGGGCTACTCCGATTTGGGTGTCAACCGCAAGCGAATGGAGGAAGTTCGAAGTCTGCTGGAGGGCCGGATCTAG
- a CDS encoding CsbD family protein, with protein MNADQIKGKWRQFKGELKQQYGKFIDDAMQQIEGIDDMVFGKVQERYGDGKDEFMKREQQCRNQSTADATKQKTR; from the coding sequence ATGAACGCAGATCAAATCAAAGGAAAATGGAGGCAGTTCAAAGGTGAACTCAAGCAGCAGTATGGCAAGTTTATCGATGATGCCATGCAGCAGATCGAAGGAATTGACGATATGGTCTTCGGTAAGGTGCAAGAGCGGTACGGTGACGGAAAAGATGAATTCATGAAGCGGGAGCAGCAGTGCCGCAACCAGTCGACGGCTGATGCCACAAAGCAAAAGACACGCTGA
- a CDS encoding response regulator: MIKKHILVVDDDPSLRALFQALLESYGYTSETAANGLEALTRIAQAPFDIVLLDYMMPGITGLAVLQYMQRHHPSTPVMMLTGHSEGPVGAQALAAGARVCLSKPFNCAELKEALNSMVEMHA, encoded by the coding sequence GTGATAAAAAAACACATTCTCGTGGTTGATGATGATCCTTCCTTGAGGGCCCTATTCCAGGCTCTCCTGGAAAGTTATGGGTACACTAGCGAAACGGCAGCGAATGGCCTGGAAGCGCTGACCAGAATCGCGCAGGCCCCCTTTGACATTGTCCTGCTCGATTACATGATGCCAGGGATCACCGGCTTGGCGGTCTTACAGTATATGCAACGGCACCATCCGTCCACTCCGGTAATGATGCTGACCGGCCATTCCGAGGGACCGGTGGGCGCCCAGGCGCTCGCCGCGGGGGCGCGAGTCTGTTTATCCAAACCCTTTAACTGTGCGGAACTGAAAGAGGCCCTGAACTCTATGGTTGAAATGCATGCGTAA
- a CDS encoding Crp/Fnr family transcriptional regulator codes for MEPKRTPSFNPKTFLRQVGNGKTIMLCKKNRVLFSQGETADAVYYILEGKVTLTVVSQRGKEAVVAILEPATFFGEACLTGQVLRLEAATTVGVAKIVRIGKAAMVRVLHDEPTFSELFLTHLLARNLRIQEDLVDQLFNSSEKRLARVLLLMAHFGKESKPEAVIAKLSQETLAEMIGTTRSRVSFFMNKFRKLGFIEYNGGSNKELHVHSSLLNVVLHD; via the coding sequence ATGGAACCTAAACGAACACCCTCGTTCAATCCCAAAACCTTCCTGAGGCAAGTCGGGAACGGTAAGACCATTATGTTGTGTAAAAAAAACCGTGTTCTTTTTTCGCAAGGAGAGACGGCGGATGCCGTCTATTACATTCTGGAGGGAAAAGTCACGCTCACGGTTGTTTCCCAACGCGGCAAAGAGGCCGTTGTGGCGATTCTGGAGCCAGCGACCTTTTTTGGGGAAGCCTGCCTCACGGGGCAGGTGTTGCGCCTGGAGGCCGCGACCACGGTGGGTGTCGCAAAAATCGTTCGCATTGGCAAAGCGGCCATGGTCCGGGTGCTTCACGACGAACCCACCTTTTCCGAACTGTTCCTCACGCATCTCCTGGCTCGAAACCTCCGCATCCAAGAGGATCTGGTCGATCAACTCTTCAATTCCAGCGAGAAGCGGCTGGCCCGCGTGCTGCTTCTCATGGCCCATTTTGGGAAAGAAAGCAAGCCGGAGGCCGTCATTGCGAAATTGAGTCAGGAAACGCTTGCGGAAATGATCGGCACCACGCGCTCTCGCGTCAGTTTCTTCATGAATAAGTTTCGCAAACTGGGCTTCATTGAATACAACGGCGGATCGAACAAAGAGTTGCACGTGCACAGCTCCCTCCTGAACGTCGTGCTCCACGACTAA